DNA sequence from the Halocalculus aciditolerans genome:
ACCGTGATCACGACGCGTTCGTGACGGAACTCTCGATTTCTGATGCAGGAGTAACGACGACGCGGCACTCGGTATGACTGGGCGGTCGTAGATACCCCAGTGCTGATAACCATCACTACCGTCTGATCCGATAATGCAGCGCTTCTCTGAGGGGGATCGCGTCCGGATCGATATTCCAGATGAGACGGATCCCGATCATCAGGAGTATCACGGCGAGCACGGGCAGGTTGTTGCAGTGCTGCGTGATGATGCGAATTCGGTCACCGATGATGAGCGAGACGCGAAGTTCTACCGGATCGCGTTTGATTCAGGTGAAACAGCTGATTTCCGGTGGCGTGATTTGCGTCCACCACTTGACGATCCACTCTAAAGGAGGTTTTCGGTGAAGAGGGGCGTCTTCAGGCTAGAGTAGCGCCTTTGCGGAGGGATTTTGTTTTGCTGGCTCTGTTGAAATCCTCAGAGAGTCACACGTTCGCCCGGTAGTTTGACCAGATGCAGGCCCTCCCGAAGTCGCGGTTACTCCGGTTCGTTGAGCAGGCGTTCCACTTGGCCCGGCGAGCTGTCGCCCGCTACTCCTCGAAGTTCTCAAAACGACGCTATACACTCCACCAGCACATCGTCCTGCTGTGTCTCAAGGTTCGGAAGAATACGACGTACCGAACGCTTCTCGACGAACTCATCGAAATGCCCCGGATTCGGAGCGCCATCGACCTTGAGGAACTCCCGTCGCCCTCCACGCTGTGTAAAGCGTTCAATCGACTCAATATGGCTGTCTGGCGGGTTCTTCTCAATCTCTCGGCCACACTTCTCCCAACCAACGGTGTCGTCGGTATCGACGCTTCCGGCTTCGACCGGAATCACGCCTCGAAGCACTACACGAAACGAACGAAGTTGACGATTCAGCAGTTGAAAGTCACACTCCTCGTAGACACGAGGTCAAACGCGATTCTCGACGTACACGTGACGACGACCAGAAAGCACGACTCAAAGATCGCGCCATCGCTCATCAAGCGGAATGCCCGAAAAGTCGTTATTCTCCTTGGGGACAAAGGATACGATGACCAGAAGGTTCGCGCGTTAGCTCGTGGTAATGGTGTTCGACCGCTCATCAAGCACCGCGAGTTTTCGTCGCTCCACAAGGCGTGGAACGCTCGGCTGGATGCTGATCTCTACGGTCAACGGAGTCAGAATGAGACGGTGAACTCTCGGATTAAACGGAAATATGGCGCATTTGTCCGCTCACGACACTGGTGGAAGCAGTTCCGTGAACTCGTTATCAGCTGCCTCGCTCACAACATCGACAAAGCACTCTGAAAGAGAGATGTGGGGGGCTGCGAGTGACCGGGGTTGATGCAGACTTCGCGGAGCCGTGCAAAATGCAGCGCGTATTAGGTCGTGCTTTTTACGTGAATAACGAATGTATCGGCATCCCCGTTCTCGTGGGTGTGATTGGTAGTGTTCCACGCATTCGCGCTGAATTGGTATTTCCCCACAGAGGTGTTTCCGGTCGTGTGTACCGGTAAGCGAATCGTCACCGTAGGCTGAACCGGGTTCCACACCCAATATGGCGGATACGTAGCAACAGCGGAGGTTGCGGCAGGTGTGAAAGTTGCATTCTCATACTCAAACACGATACCGTCGTGATTGCTTGAGTTGAGATGTAATTCTCCAATATTTCGAGCGTGAACGACGAGGACAGTAGACCCGCCGGATTCAACAGTTACATTTGAGATGTTGACTTCAGCCGGTGGGACAGACTCGTTGTTTTGGGTTATCGCTGAGGTGGAGGTAGTCGTCACAGGTGTATCCGTCGGCGTCTGTGTCGTCGTCATTTGAGTCGTTCCAGCCCCATTCTGTGTTCCCGTGCAGCCAGCCAAGGAAACACTACTCAAGATTAGCAACGACAGGAGGGCGATTCGGGGACGCATATGTTTGGTTTAGCACACTCACTGGTAAGTTCTTTCTGTGAGTCAAGCACCGATTGTACGTATTGAAATTGTCACCCCAACCCGTCTCGATGATATATCTACTCGACTGCTTCTCCAGCTCAAAACCATCAAAGGATTAGGATTTCAACAAAGCCCAAAGAACCTAAGCCCGCTCTCGGTGGCGGCATTTATGATCGGATATTCGTCGATGTGGAGGTGGCCGAAAAGCTCTCGAATCGTTGCCTTTGCTCCTAGTTGAGTCTCCCAGTTACTATCGTACTGGTCGGCATCGCGGACCGATTTAATTAGACTAGCGAGGTCCGCGATAGAGTCGTCCCATTTTGAGAGGATTTGTTCCGCACTCCCCCGCTGGCTGGCCGCATTCATCCGGTCCCACATCGATTTGAAGCCGTCTCTTGTGGGATTTTCGATGAACTCGTCTGCTCTTTCGACGATGTCCTGTGTTCGCTCGTACTGACTGAAGTCGAACTCGGCACCGGTCTGCTGGGTTTTTGCTACCTCCTGCCACTGTTCGAGAACAGTTCGTTGGTGAGTAGTGAGGTCCGGTGTTTGACTCGTCGAATCCATCAGATACCTTCACGTTGCGTGTATGGTTATTGAACATACCGCCTCAATCAAGATATTAGTAGTCGTACACAGCAACCGACCGTGCTCCTGGGCGTCGTTGATAAGCTCGCGTACGAGGTATCTGTGAGATTGACCTGCTGTCAAGCTCTCGGATCGGTGTTGTCCCCCTACTTCGAGGCGGACATCCGAATGTCGGAATTATAGACGTCTGCAATCGCCTCAATGTAGATGCCGTCGAGGATAGCGATCAGTTCCGGATTCTCGATGATCAGATCGCAGACGCCTCGTTCGAGTGCGGCGACGTACGCGGCGAAGAAATCGTCGTGTTCGTCGGGGACGATGTCGTACTCCGCTGAGAGCAGATTTCGTTTGTTGCCGGTGCGACTGGCTGTCCCCGGGAGCGCAGCGTCGATAGCCTCGGCGCGTTCATCGAAGCGCTCGCAGACGGCGTCGATGAACGACTGATCGTTCGCGCCCATGTTCCGGAAGTACAGTGTGAGTGTCCGGTCTCGGATGGCGTTCTCGCGGTCGTTTTCGAGGCGGTGGTGGAAGCCGATTCTGGCGTCGTTGTGGTCGTCGGGGCGGTCGTGGAGCACGTCGGTGAGGTCGTCGGTGTGCCGCCACCACCCGTGTTTGAAGAGCATCCCCCAATCTGAGCTTGTTGCCCGGAACCACCAGTCGCCGACAGCGTCGTCCCGACACCCGAAGCGGACGTGGTGCTCGCTCTCCGATTTAATCGATCCGTGGCCAGCGGCTGTGAGACGGTTCGCAAGCCGTGTTGGCCAGTTGTGCGTGAACGATTCCCACTGCTCTTCGAACGTGGCAGTGACGTCAGTGATGGCGTCGTAGTGGTCGAGATACAGTGCGACCTTCTCGTCAACGGTATCGGTGGGTTCTGACATGCCGGTAATCGAGCGGATATCGTCCGCGAATTCGTAGAGCTGTACCACTGTTCGCTGTGGATACCGGGGGGCGTTCTCGACGATGAAGTCAGTCAGGACAGCATCGAGAAATCCGGTCCACGTCCAGTTGCTGAACTCTGGATCATTCGCATCGGGTCGGTCTGCTTGATGGAGGTACAGGTAGTACGCACCGGATTCGTAGTCGGTCTTGGGAGCTCCGTCGATGTGGGTGACGTCTCGTCGATAGAACTTGGTCTGGGTATCCTCAGCAGAGAACTTGAGTTCGACGAGAAGGAACCACTCGTTCGGAACCTGAACGCTCAGATCGACGAACCCCGACGATTCGGTGTTGCCGTCGACCTGTTCAGTGAGTCGTACTTGGTCGTCAACGACGACGTCAGAGAGATCGTAGGTATCCTCCTCGAATCCACAGGTGTCGGGCAGCCCGTCGAGGAATGCGCGAAGGAATTCCGCATCCATCCCGTGTGGTTGGTCCGGGTCGAGGAAGTACGCGAACAGCCGATTGATGTAGACTTCGGCCTTTCGTTGTGATCCGAGCGAGTATTCGATCACGTCCATCAGTGATCGGGGCGTGTCGGGGACCGCTGTGAGTTGTTCCCACCGGCGTGTAAGCGTCTGCAACTCCTGCCGGAAGTCGTCTGTCGGAGTCATCCGATCATCTCTGGACAACTCAGCGCGAGGGTATAGACGCTTTGCCGACGAACGCATGCAAGAACGAATTCAGCCCTTTGAGGGCTGTCAAGCCACCGCTACTTGGGATGGACTGACGACAGAGACAGAAGAGGCTGTTTTAGCAGATCAGGAGGAATAACCAGAATGGTAGATAGCAAATACTGCACTCGTCGTTTTCAACGACTAGTTCTTCATTTTCTCGTACGTCCTTTGGCAGGCTGTCGCTGATGATGAACCTGTATGGTGCGTTGTAGTCGAAGTCTCGGAGGTCTTCGCTATCTGATTTGGTATGTTGGCCGGAGTCGGCGTCGAATTCTTCAGCGATTGGTTCGGCGTTACCCGTGTGTGGGTGGTAGGAGAGGATGAAGGGGAGGACGTGCCCGTCGCGCTGGAGGATGTAATCAACGAGGCCGGATTCGGTTTCCGTGTATTCGACATCGTATGCTCCAATAGTGAAGGCGAGGCGTTTGGCGTGGTCAAAGGCGACGGTGCGGGCGAGTTTGTATTCGAATTCGTGGTTGAGGGTGTCTTGTTGGTCGTGAACTTCGAAGCCGTGGTGTTCCTGCCGTTGGGAGAGAAGGACGAGATGGCGTGGATTGCGGAGATATAGGCGGGTGCGGCGGTGACGTCGCAGAGAGTAGTCCTGGGATTCGGTCACGGCGATGCCTTCGTCGAGAACATCGAGGTAGCTATCGACGGTTCGTCTATCGACACCAATCTGGTCACTGAGGGCTGTGTACTGGAGTTCTTCACCGGCGTTCGTGGCGGCAATGGAACTGAGTCGGTGGAGATTTTCGGGTTGTTGAATGGATCGGTACTTAGCGAGTTCCTTGTAGAGGAAGAGGAGGAAGTGTGATTTGGAGAGTTCGTTCCGGATCGCTGGGTCGTCCGTTTGATGGAGGGTCCCGCCAGTGCGCAGGTATGCGCGCGCGGCGTCGTGAAGGTTATCTCGGTCGTCTGCGTTGAAAATGTCGAAGCAGAGCTCAGAGAGCGTCTCAATTGCCGTGTCGAGCGTGGTCTCGGGGTCCTTTCCGGACAGCCCAGTTCGAATCGTCTTGATTGGTGATGGCCCGTCTAAGTCGGGTGATTGGTACTGTTCGAGTCGGGTTCGGAATTCCTCGTCGAGATCGCCGCCGAGACCGGCGCCGATTTGAACGGTGTCAATGAATTTCATTGGGAGGATCGGCCATAGCTCGAATTCCTCGACGCTGTCAGCGGATTCGGTCGTGGAGAGATCCACTTGAGAGCCGACGATCCCGGTTAGGAATACGTAGGTGTTCTCGTCAACGATGTCGAGTAACTCCCCTTTCTCCTCGTCGTCGAGGGCGAGGGCTTGGACATCGTCGAGGAGGATGAACGTTCGTTCTTGGCGGGGTGCGACGTGCGTCTGGAAGTAGTCGATGACCTGTTTGAGACGGTTGATGTCGTCGCCTGCGCGTTCAAGCTGGTAGAGAGAGTCTTCTAGAGGAATGTAGAGGATTTGCCGCGGCTCGATTGCGGAGACGAGTTCAAGTTCTGTGTTTTGATGCGGGAAGTCGGTCGTGTTGAGGAGGGCTGCGACAAGTTGGTGAAGTAGTGTGGTTTTCCCGATTCCGGTCTGGCCGTGAATTGCGTAGACGAGGCTCTTGGTGTCGTCCGTGTAGTGGGTGTTCGTCGTTTTGAGAACGCGGTGGAAATCAGATCGAGGGGTGAGGTCTGTGACTTGCGATAGTTCTGGAGATTCCCCGTTACTCCACCACTCGTTGTGGTATTCGGCGTCGTCGATGAACTCTTCTGCGCTCCCTGTCCCAAGCATAGCGCTGATTATCGTGGCCTAGCACATATATTCATGCATCTTGATGTCCCTATTTGTCTTCTGCTGTTGTTGAACTGTCTGTGAACCCTTGTGTGGCGGATTTCCGCTTGTTGAACCCGCTCGTGCCGGTCTCAAAGATAACTCTCTTACAGGACCAACGCGTGTTCTCTGAGTGTATTAGCGCTAAAATCTAGTTACCGTGTTTTGGATTCGCCTAGTGGAAACCTATTTATTCTAGGCGGGAGTTGGTTGGCGTAGATGGCAGTGAAGGCCGATATCCAGGATGGGGAAGAGATCGACATCGCGCTGCTCGTCACGGGGATTGACGAGTGGAACCACGATGCCATCGCTCGGAAAATCCAACTGGAAGACGTCAACGGTGCAGGGGTAGACCTGACCGTATTCCACAACAATGACGTGGCGGACTTCGAGTGGCGGACCGGGGAGTGGTATCTCCTGGAGGACGTCGTCGGGAACGAATACCGGGGTGAGATGCAACTTAACCCAGGGTACGACCTCACCGTCACGCGATTAAATGACCCGCCGGCCGCTGCTGAGAACAACACGTCCGCAAGTAATGAGGCCTCAGGAGCACCGGCAGAGCGGGCGGCAAGGCAGGAGGCGAATAGTGCGTCCACACCGGCTTCAACCGCGCCCGACGGTGAACGGTTCGTTCGCGGACGCGAGGTCGATAGTAGTCCGCGCCCAACAGCCGATGGCGGTGGGGAACTCCTGCATCAACAGCCGCTCTCGGACGGGAACTACTTGCTACAGTTCGAACTCGGGGAACTGCCGGAGCTAACGGTCCACGAGTACGAACTCCAAGCGACCGAGAGTAGCGGGATCGATCCCGATGACTTCACAAACGGGATTCAGGGATTCACGGCGAAAGCAGCGAACTACTACCAATCACGGATCAGGAGCCCCGTGACGACGGCCGATGCGTCCCGGCGGCGGATCTACGCGACTGAGAAACTCCACGATACACTCTCAATTCACGGGTACACTGTCCAGCCGGTATACCAGGGTGACACGACGCTGGAAGCGCGCTCGTACACGGACGACGGCCCGCTACAAGAGTTCGTCAAGCAGGACGTGAAACGCGCCGTCACTGGCCGTTTCGAGGTATCGGGTATCGATTCAATCATCGAGCCCACGCCGCAGCGCACTGCGAACAGCGGGTTGTTCGAGGCATATCGGAAGTACAAGTGCCGAATTCGCGTCG
Encoded proteins:
- a CDS encoding IS5 family transposase — translated: MQALPKSRLLRFVEQAFHLARRAVARYSSKFSKRRYTLHQHIVLLCLKVRKNTTYRTLLDELIEMPRIRSAIDLEELPSPSTLCKAFNRLNMAVWRVLLNLSATLLPTNGVVGIDASGFDRNHASKHYTKRTKLTIQQLKVTLLVDTRSNAILDVHVTTTRKHDSKIAPSLIKRNARKVVILLGDKGYDDQKVRALARGNGVRPLIKHREFSSLHKAWNARLDADLYGQRSQNETVNSRIKRKYGAFVRSRHWWKQFRELVISCLAHNIDKAL
- a CDS encoding AAA family ATPase — encoded protein: MLGTGSAEEFIDDAEYHNEWWSNGESPELSQVTDLTPRSDFHRVLKTTNTHYTDDTKSLVYAIHGQTGIGKTTLLHQLVAALLNTTDFPHQNTELELVSAIEPRQILYIPLEDSLYQLERAGDDINRLKQVIDYFQTHVAPRQERTFILLDDVQALALDDEEKGELLDIVDENTYVFLTGIVGSQVDLSTTESADSVEEFELWPILPMKFIDTVQIGAGLGGDLDEEFRTRLEQYQSPDLDGPSPIKTIRTGLSGKDPETTLDTAIETLSELCFDIFNADDRDNLHDAARAYLRTGGTLHQTDDPAIRNELSKSHFLLFLYKELAKYRSIQQPENLHRLSSIAATNAGEELQYTALSDQIGVDRRTVDSYLDVLDEGIAVTESQDYSLRRHRRTRLYLRNPRHLVLLSQRQEHHGFEVHDQQDTLNHEFEYKLARTVAFDHAKRLAFTIGAYDVEYTETESGLVDYILQRDGHVLPFILSYHPHTGNAEPIAEEFDADSGQHTKSDSEDLRDFDYNAPYRFIISDSLPKDVRENEELVVENDECSICYLPFWLFLLIC
- a CDS encoding PD-(D/E)XK nuclease family protein, which translates into the protein MRSSAKRLYPRAELSRDDRMTPTDDFRQELQTLTRRWEQLTAVPDTPRSLMDVIEYSLGSQRKAEVYINRLFAYFLDPDQPHGMDAEFLRAFLDGLPDTCGFEEDTYDLSDVVVDDQVRLTEQVDGNTESSGFVDLSVQVPNEWFLLVELKFSAEDTQTKFYRRDVTHIDGAPKTDYESGAYYLYLHQADRPDANDPEFSNWTWTGFLDAVLTDFIVENAPRYPQRTVVQLYEFADDIRSITGMSEPTDTVDEKVALYLDHYDAITDVTATFEEQWESFTHNWPTRLANRLTAAGHGSIKSESEHHVRFGCRDDAVGDWWFRATSSDWGMLFKHGWWRHTDDLTDVLHDRPDDHNDARIGFHHRLENDRENAIRDRTLTLYFRNMGANDQSFIDAVCERFDERAEAIDAALPGTASRTGNKRNLLSAEYDIVPDEHDDFFAAYVAALERGVCDLIIENPELIAILDGIYIEAIADVYNSDIRMSASK